Genomic segment of Mucilaginibacter sabulilitoris:
TCTTCTTAGTGGTTTCCTTTTTCACCAGTGTCATACCGCATTTTGAGCACTTGCCCGGCTTACCACTGATCACGTCGGGATGCATCGGGCAGGTATATTGCACCTTGCTCATTTTGTTTTTAGCCGTGTCGGCCTTCGTTTTAGTCTGCGCCCGTACAGTTTGTGTACCGGCAGAAATTAACAGGGCTGCGCAAAGCGACGCCATAGCAATTACATTTTTCATGTTTTCAGTTTTAAAAAGATTTGTAGATGGCAGGATGTGATCCCGCCGGTTTATATTAATTAAGATGATCGCTGATTTTTAGCGCTTATCGGGACTGCATTTGATTATGCGCCGAAAGCAGTTCTTCTTCCGCACGTTTATAGGCGCGTTGTAGCTTATAGCCATGATTAATCTCGTCAAAGGAAGCAAGGGCTGCATCGTTGTTGAATTTATTATCGATCTGATCAAGAAAGCTTACATCTTGGGCGAACGCGCGCCTGAGATTTCTTAGGCTGAGTGCCTGGAGCGGAGTACCTGGTGTAACGCTAAAATAGTAAGCCGGCACCAGGACGCGACCTTTACCGGCCGGTACAGATAGCGGGTTTTCATAAAGATAAAAACCGGTGGTGTCGAGAATACGGTACCTCAAATTGTTTTGAAACCTGAAGTCCCTGCCGTGCTGGTCTCGGTATGCATAAATATCCTTTTTTGCGAACCTGATGGTTTTTCCATTTTCTGTAACACTGATATTGGCAGAATTCAAAAATTCATTGAGCCGGATCCGGGCATCAGTATGGCTGATTTTATGCGCCTGGAAATCCTCGCTGGTTAAGAAAAGGCCAGAAACCTGGCTTTGATAAGTTAACGCGGAGACCGCATGCTGCGCAAATGCGCTGTTTGCTGCCATAAAAATGGCTATAAACAAAATGAATAGATTTTTCATTGTATGAAATTTAGGTGGTCATTGCTGCACCACGGATAATTAACTACCACTTGGACGGTTTCATCAGACACGGGCGGCAGAGCCACCGCATGGGGAATAATTGTTGCGCAATAATTCGCCGGAATTAAGCCACTGTGGTCTTGAAATATAGGGTTGGGAATTTGAGTGCTGGCCGCTAAGAATGGCAGGCAGCAGCCGGGATCAGATCCGGTATGTGCAGTTTATTAAATAGATAGGGGTATCTTTTCCTAAGGGCGGAGCATGGCTTTGATAAGCGTATGACACCACGGTCTTCTCTGTTATACTTAAATTATAAACGGGTAAATAATGGTGCAGGGCAGGGAATTGTTTGGCCAGCTGTGAAAAGCCGTCCGAGCCCATGTGATTGTCCTTAACTTTAAAAGATTGCTTATCTGTCTTGCAGCAATTGTCCGGCACTGAAGCATATTTGCCTGCCTGGTTATGAGACTCGCCAAGTGATAAGGTCGTAGATTTAAGAACACCGCAGCAATAAAAACGGCTGGCCGACACCCCGATTGCGGAAAGCAGGTATACAACGGTTATAATTACTACAGCTATCTTTTTCACGATACTAAGATATATACTTAATGATAATATAAATATAAGTCGGTTCCATTGATCAATCCTTACAGAATTTTATAAAAATTTTATAAAATTCCTATAACCAACAAATCTTATCCCGTTTCACGCGCCGTGTTGTAAATCCCCCCCCCCAAAAAAAATAGCCACCACTGAAAACAGTGGTGGCTTAACTTCCATTTCCGGAGTGGGGAATGTGAATTAACTATCTATTAACAGAACAAAAACTCCCTAATTCAAAGCTGTCTTGCCGCTCGTTAGATATGCAGCAAATGCAGCGGCATCATAATTCGCCCCCTGAGGGGGAACTATAACCGATTCATCTTTCGGATTGAGCAGCACGTAAAATGGCTGCGAATTACTCTGAAATTTTGATGCCTGCAGGTCGCTGTAACGGGCACCTATCGTGGTGATCTTTTTTCCGCTGAAAGCGGAAACGTATTGCTCATTTGCGGGCAGATCCGTTTTGTCATCCACATATAACTGGATCAGCACATAATCGTTATTGATCAATCCGTAAACGGTTTTATCCGGCCAAACGCTGGCTTCCATTTTACGGCAATTAACACAGGCATGGCCGGTGAAATCGATCATGACCGGTTTGTTTACCGAACGCGCATAAGCCAAACCTTCCTCAAAGTCGAAGAATGGGTTCAGTCCTTGAGGCCGGTCAAAAAGCTCGGCATATTTGTGTGGTTTACTGTCTGCAATTCGAGCGTTCGATCCTGAACCGCCGCCGAGTGTCGGCGTATACAAGTCGAAATCCTGGCTGGCCTGAGGCGGCAGGAAAGCCGAAACCGATTTTAAAGGAGCGCCCCATAAACCGGGTACCATGTATACCGCAAAGGATAAAACGACGATTGACAGAAATAAACGGGGAACCGAAATATACATCAGGGCGCTATCATGAGCGAACCTGAGTTTTCCCAGGAGATACATACCGCAAAGCGCGGCCAAAACGATCCATAATACCAGGAACACTTCACGGTCAAACCAGTGCCAATGATAGGCCAGGTCAACATTGCTCAGGAATTTCAGAGAAAACGCCAGTTCTAAAAACCCGAGCACTACTTTCACGCTGTTCAGCCAACCGCCAGATTTGGGCATAGCCTGCATCAGGTTGGGGAACATGGCGAATAATGCAAAGGGAATAGACAGCGCCAGCGAGAAACCGAACATCCCCGTCGCCGGGCCTAATAACGCTCCGGACGTAGCCGCCTGTACGAGCAGCGTGCCAACGATGGGGCCGGTACAGCTGAAAGAAACCAGCGCAAGCGTCGCAGCCATAAAGAAGATACCCGCATTCCCGCCTTTATCGGCCTTTTGATCCATTTTATTGACCCAACGGCTTGGCAGTGTAATTTCAAAAGCTCCTAAGAAAGAGGCAGCGAAGACGACCAGCAAAAGGAAAAACAGGAAGTTAAACACACCGTTTGTGGCCAGGTTATTCAGTGCGTCCGCACCAAACGAAACGGTAATGATCAACCCAAATACAACATAGATCACAATTATGGAAATACCATATAGTAAAGCTTTCCTTACTGCGATGGCCCGGTTGTAGGAACTTTTCGTGAAATAACTGACCGTCATTGGCAACATGGGAAATATGCAGGGCATCAGTACCGCCGCGAGGCCACCAATGAAACCGGCCAGAAGAATAGACCAAAGACTCTGTTTGACCGGCGGTGACGGCTTGGTGGCTTTTATTTCGCTACCCTTTTTCAGGCTGTCCTTGCTGGTCCCGGTGGATTTGACAGCAGCGGGCTTTTGGGCGGGTATCGTCGTAAATTCAATATCATTAGTAGCAACGGTATCTTGCGCAAAAGAGCGGCTGACAGGAAATATCAGGACCATTGACACGAGGAATAACCAGAATATTCTATTCATTATTTAACCGGGATGCTAAATTCAACGTCATCAGGCGGCAGGCATTTTTCATCATTACAGGTCATAAAACTTAACTTTCCGGCAAC
This window contains:
- a CDS encoding protein-disulfide reductase DsbD family protein; translated protein: MVLIFPVSRSFAQDTVATNDIEFTTIPAQKPAAVKSTGTSKDSLKKGSEIKATKPSPPVKQSLWSILLAGFIGGLAAVLMPCIFPMLPMTVSYFTKSSYNRAIAVRKALLYGISIIVIYVVFGLIITVSFGADALNNLATNGVFNFLFFLLLVVFAASFLGAFEITLPSRWVNKMDQKADKGGNAGIFFMAATLALVSFSCTGPIVGTLLVQAATSGALLGPATGMFGFSLALSIPFALFAMFPNLMQAMPKSGGWLNSVKVVLGFLELAFSLKFLSNVDLAYHWHWFDREVFLVLWIVLAALCGMYLLGKLRFAHDSALMYISVPRLFLSIVVLSFAVYMVPGLWGAPLKSVSAFLPPQASQDFDLYTPTLGGGSGSNARIADSKPHKYAELFDRPQGLNPFFDFEEGLAYARSVNKPVMIDFTGHACVNCRKMEASVWPDKTVYGLINNDYVLIQLYVDDKTDLPANEQYVSAFSGKKITTIGARYSDLQASKFQSNSQPFYVLLNPKDESVIVPPQGANYDAAAFAAYLTSGKTALN
- a CDS encoding heavy metal-binding domain-containing protein, with protein sequence MKNVIAMASLCAALLISAGTQTVRAQTKTKADTAKNKMSKVQYTCPMHPDVISGKPGKCSKCGMTLVKKETTKKKADAAKMGKMKM
- a CDS encoding HYC_CC_PP family protein, giving the protein MKKIAVVIITVVYLLSAIGVSASRFYCCGVLKSTTLSLGESHNQAGKYASVPDNCCKTDKQSFKVKDNHMGSDGFSQLAKQFPALHHYLPVYNLSITEKTVVSYAYQSHAPPLGKDTPIYLINCTYRI